One stretch of Oncorhynchus tshawytscha isolate Ot180627B linkage group LG19, Otsh_v2.0, whole genome shotgun sequence DNA includes these proteins:
- the ttc23 gene encoding tetratricopeptide repeat protein 23 isoform X1 — translation MNYNYPMTNTRSKPGLGLVNGGESDKGLASVSQRGMDDTGESMMMTPEEKLTQYDSRAQAFADTQQFDACIQDLVRCVALTRLVYGDGQLKLAQAHVRLAKAYLQFKGWAVQAQEHSARASDLLPFCTPNSTSREDRVHILTCLLNIYLTQGGATLLLANLEEAEYNHRKAEKIVVELHQLGGMSKEEKMETEFEISTSLSRVYQRQGRSEEALGQCESSLQLLEGWERPGQACSVYKDMAAIEQAQGRLDRALEHLSKAHAIALSQSPGGLDGAHIAHSLALAYSTVAEPHHNDSAAHYYEESLSTYRSSLGPQATVTLYLQDDYCRFLLLTGQQERCVEIQRESLALKRETFGDLSPEVADTLQLIGGVQMTQGQVKHAHRTMSKCLDIQSILYGPQHKKTRATQKTVDMLAQAPEVAGRQRREGSLKTRPPFCAVLPSHSKAGGNANMSDS, via the exons aTGAATTATAATTATCCAATGACAAACACACGCTCCAAACCAGGACTTGGATTAGTTAACGGTGGAGAATC TGATAAAGGACTGGCAAGTGTCTCTCAGAGAGGAATGGATGACACGGGAGAGTCGATGATGATGACTCCTGAGGAAAAACTTACCCAGTATGATAGCAGGGCCCAAGCCTTTGCAGACACTCAACAG TTTGATGCTTGTATCCAGGACCTTGTCCGCTGTGTGGCTCTTACAAGACTGGTATATGGAGATGGGCAATTGAAACTAGCCCAAGCCCATGTCAGACTGGCTAAAGCATACCTACAGTTTAAAG GCTGGGCAGTGCAGGCCCAGGAGCACTCAGCCAGAGCCAGTGACCTGCTCCCCTTCTGCACCCCCAACTCCACCAGCCGGGAGGACAGGGTCCACATTCTCACCTGTCTCCTCAATATATACCTAACACAGGGAGGCGCCACTCTGCTGCTGGCAAA TCTCGAGGAAGCAGAGTATAATCATCGAAAAGCAGAGAAGATTGTGGTCGAACTTCATCAGCTAGGAGGCATGAGCAAGGAGGAGAAAATGGAGACTGAGTTTGAGATATCCACGTCTCTGTCCAG GGTGTACCAGCGGCAAGGCAGGTCAGAGGAGGCCCTGGGTCAGTGTGAGAGTAGTTTGCAGCTGCTGGAGGGCTGGGAAAGGCCAGGTCAGGCCTGCTCCGTCTATAAGGACATGGCTGCCATCGAACAGGCCCAGGGCCGCCTCGACAGAGCTTTAGAGCACCTCTCTAAG GCTCATGCCATAGCTCTGAGTCAGAGCCCTGGGGGTCTGGATGGGGCTCACATCGCTCACAGCCTGGCCTTGGCCTACTCTACTGTAGCAGAGCCCCACCACAATG ACTCAGCAGCACACTACTATGAGGAGAGTCTGAGTACATACAGGAGCTCCCTAGGCCCACAGGCTACTGTTACTCTCTACCTTCAGGATGACTACTGTCGCTTCCTCCTCCTCACTGGGCAGCAAGAG AGGTGTGTAGAGATCCAGAGGGAGTCCCTGGCCTTGAAGAGAGAGACGTTTGGTGACCTGAGTCCTGAGGTGGCTGACACTCTGCAGCTGATTGGAGGGGTGCAGATGACCCAGGGCCAGGTGAAGCATGCCCATAGGACCATGAGCAAG tgtcTGGACATTCAGAGTATCCTGTATGGCCCTCAGCATAAGAAGACAAGAGCCACGCAGAAGACAGTGGACATGCTGGCCCA GGCGCCCGAGGTTgctgggagacagaggagggagggtagcCTGAAAACAAGGCCTCCTTTCTGTGCAGTCCTACCTTCTCATAGCAAGGCAGGAGGAAACGCCAACATGTCGGACTCCTAA
- the ttc23 gene encoding tetratricopeptide repeat protein 23 isoform X2 gives MDDTGESMMMTPEEKLTQYDSRAQAFADTQQFDACIQDLVRCVALTRLVYGDGQLKLAQAHVRLAKAYLQFKGWAVQAQEHSARASDLLPFCTPNSTSREDRVHILTCLLNIYLTQGGATLLLANLEEAEYNHRKAEKIVVELHQLGGMSKEEKMETEFEISTSLSRVYQRQGRSEEALGQCESSLQLLEGWERPGQACSVYKDMAAIEQAQGRLDRALEHLSKAHAIALSQSPGGLDGAHIAHSLALAYSTVAEPHHNDSAAHYYEESLSTYRSSLGPQATVTLYLQDDYCRFLLLTGQQERCVEIQRESLALKRETFGDLSPEVADTLQLIGGVQMTQGQVKHAHRTMSKCLDIQSILYGPQHKKTRATQKTVDMLAQAPEVAGRQRREGSLKTRPPFCAVLPSHSKAGGNANMSDS, from the exons ATGGATGACACGGGAGAGTCGATGATGATGACTCCTGAGGAAAAACTTACCCAGTATGATAGCAGGGCCCAAGCCTTTGCAGACACTCAACAG TTTGATGCTTGTATCCAGGACCTTGTCCGCTGTGTGGCTCTTACAAGACTGGTATATGGAGATGGGCAATTGAAACTAGCCCAAGCCCATGTCAGACTGGCTAAAGCATACCTACAGTTTAAAG GCTGGGCAGTGCAGGCCCAGGAGCACTCAGCCAGAGCCAGTGACCTGCTCCCCTTCTGCACCCCCAACTCCACCAGCCGGGAGGACAGGGTCCACATTCTCACCTGTCTCCTCAATATATACCTAACACAGGGAGGCGCCACTCTGCTGCTGGCAAA TCTCGAGGAAGCAGAGTATAATCATCGAAAAGCAGAGAAGATTGTGGTCGAACTTCATCAGCTAGGAGGCATGAGCAAGGAGGAGAAAATGGAGACTGAGTTTGAGATATCCACGTCTCTGTCCAG GGTGTACCAGCGGCAAGGCAGGTCAGAGGAGGCCCTGGGTCAGTGTGAGAGTAGTTTGCAGCTGCTGGAGGGCTGGGAAAGGCCAGGTCAGGCCTGCTCCGTCTATAAGGACATGGCTGCCATCGAACAGGCCCAGGGCCGCCTCGACAGAGCTTTAGAGCACCTCTCTAAG GCTCATGCCATAGCTCTGAGTCAGAGCCCTGGGGGTCTGGATGGGGCTCACATCGCTCACAGCCTGGCCTTGGCCTACTCTACTGTAGCAGAGCCCCACCACAATG ACTCAGCAGCACACTACTATGAGGAGAGTCTGAGTACATACAGGAGCTCCCTAGGCCCACAGGCTACTGTTACTCTCTACCTTCAGGATGACTACTGTCGCTTCCTCCTCCTCACTGGGCAGCAAGAG AGGTGTGTAGAGATCCAGAGGGAGTCCCTGGCCTTGAAGAGAGAGACGTTTGGTGACCTGAGTCCTGAGGTGGCTGACACTCTGCAGCTGATTGGAGGGGTGCAGATGACCCAGGGCCAGGTGAAGCATGCCCATAGGACCATGAGCAAG tgtcTGGACATTCAGAGTATCCTGTATGGCCCTCAGCATAAGAAGACAAGAGCCACGCAGAAGACAGTGGACATGCTGGCCCA GGCGCCCGAGGTTgctgggagacagaggagggagggtagcCTGAAAACAAGGCCTCCTTTCTGTGCAGTCCTACCTTCTCATAGCAAGGCAGGAGGAAACGCCAACATGTCGGACTCCTAA